Proteins from a genomic interval of Betta splendens chromosome 10, fBetSpl5.4, whole genome shotgun sequence:
- the LOC114864881 gene encoding beta-1,3-galactosyltransferase 1-like, translating to MQNSDVKRTKPPWKRFRQWRFISVLLVSIGILLFTLYNSRTESFTLLRSSFVSSKPLTSEATPALPQVPTGEHPSSPYTVPYPHPYHFTLDQPSRCRQESPFLVLMVPVAPSNREARDVIRSTWGTETTVMGQAVNHYFVLGQPRDGENVEQLQKQVLEESQTHGDILQSSFLDSYKNLTIKTMVMFEWLTSHCPNTSYAMKVDSDIFLNVRNLVDMLLKSPRQLYMTGVVVRDAAVMRNVDSKWFLPVSEFPEPSYPTYAMGLGYVFSMDLPQKIVEASSHVKAVYIEDVYVGLCLRYLGIQVSDPPTGGFGTFKPEVTDNCYWTKVITTMLWDSNELKNTWTAYETQTRQCL from the exons ATGCAGAATTCAGATGTTAAACG TACAAAACCTCCCTGGAAAAGATTCAGACAATGGCGGTTTATTTCAGTGCTGCTGGTCTCCATTGGAATATTATTGTTTACACTCTACAATTCAAGAACTGAGAGTTTTACCCTTTTGAGGTCCAGTTTTGTGTCCAGCAAGCCTCTGACCAGTGAGGCGACGCCTGCA CTTCCACAGGTCCCCACTGGTGAGCATCCTTCATCACCGTACACCGTGCCGTACCCCCACCCCTACCACTTCACACTGGACCAGCCAAGCAGGTGCCGACAGGAAAGCCCGTTTCTGGTCCTCATGGTCCCAGTTGCACCCAGCAACCGAGAGGCGCGAGACGTAATCCGCAGCACATGGGGCACGGAGACCACAGTGATGGGCCAAGCGGTCAACCATTACTTTGTGCTGGGTCAACCCAGAGACGGAGAAAACGTGGAGCAGCTTCAGAAGCAA GTGTTGGAGGAAAGCCAGACTCATGGGGACATCCTCCAGAGCAGCTTCCTGGACAGCTACAAGAACCTCACCATCAAAACCATGGTCATGTTCGAATGGCTCACCTCTCATTGCCCCAACACCTCCTACGCCATGAAGGTGGACTCAGACATCTTCCTCAACGTGCGCAACCTGGTGGACATGCTCCTGAAATCCCCCCGCCAGCTCTACATGACCGGCGTGGTGGTGAGAGATGCTGCCGTCATGCGAAACGTTGACTCCAAATGGTTCCTGCCTGTCTCAGAATTCCCTGAGCCAAGCTACCCAACATATGCGATGGGACTGGGCTACGTCTTCTCAATGGATTTACCCCAGAAGATTGTGGAGGCCTCCTCTCACGTGAAAGCAGTTTATATTGAAGACGTGTACGTAGGACTGTGTCTCAGATACCTGGGCATTCAAGTGAGTGATCCTCCGACCGGCGGATTTGGGACGTTTAAGCCTGAAGTGACAGACAACTGTTACTGGACTAAAGTCATTACCACAATGCTATGGGACTCTAACGAGCTTAAAAACACATGGACAGCATATGAGACTCAAACCAGACAATGTCTGTGA